ATGTAGGTATAATAACGATTATTGGATTTTAATGTAATCCGTAACATCCGATAAATCAGCAGGAGGTAGAGGCCAATCAAGACTGTCCCACCAATAAAACCAAAATCCTCACCGATAACTGTAAAAATCATATCACTTTCACGAACCGGAATGAGCAGATTTGTTTTATTGAACCCTAGACCTTTCAGACCACCGCTACCGATAGCAATCAAACTTTGTGCTTGTTGGTAGGTTGTTGACTGGGCGTGTTTAAAGGGGTCTAACCAAGCTGAAATACGGTTGATTTTATAGGTGTCCATTCCCATATTATGCAGGAAGGTTGTCCCACCTGGCGATACAAAAATCAGCATAAAGCCTGCAACCAGTACCAAGATGGTCACAGCTGTCGGTAGGAGAATTTTCCATGACACCCCCGACAGGAGAAGCATCCCGCTGAAGATGGCCACGAATACCAAAGAAGTTCCCAAGTCACTCTGCAAGGCCAGTAGCACCAAAACAGGAAGAGTAAAGAGAGACATATAACCAATCAGCATAAAATCTTCTCGAAGACCTCGTTCAGTATGATGCTTATGGAAGGTGACAATAACCCTTGCAATCATGACAATATAGGATATTTTCATAAATTCCGACGGCTGAAAGAGGGTCATTCCTCCAATGGTTACCCAGTTTTTCGCACCTGTCGAAGCCACCAAGTCGGGACTATAGAAGAACAGGGGAAGGACCATCAATCCTAGGCCAAGTACATATAAAAATGGAGTTATCTGCCAGAGAAATTTGGTCGAAAAGAACATCACCAGGAATGCTGCTCCGATTCCAATACCTATCCAGGCAATTTGTTGCCCCACCATTTGTAGGACGCTATCTGGATAGTCCTGGCTCACTGCAATAAAAAGAGCTAAGATGCCTACAACCAATAAAAAAAAGACTGGTAAAATGAGAGAGTAGTCAATTCGACTATCTATCGTTCCTCTGTATTTCATAGATTACCTCATACTTTCGTTTCTAAGAACTGGCATTCACAAGTAAAGTGCTAAACTGTGAATACAGCACTAAATATAGCTTTTAACATTATAGCAAAAAAAACGAAAAGGCTCTAGCAGGAAGAAAAAATCATCTGGTCAACACACTAAAAACTCGAACATTTATCTACAATGTATACTAAGACAAATGGCAATCATTTTGGCAATCACGCACGAAAACATACTAAGATTAGTAGTGAGGAAATCTCCGACGGGAGAAAGTACTCACTACTTTTTCTTTATGATAAAGTAGAGGTGTCTTGTTAAGTCGTAGGGCTTTTTGACGCTAGACGTCGCAACAAAAACTGGCAAGACACCTGTTTTAGAAAGAATGTTATCAAAGTATGTGGGACGCCAGACGTCGAGTATTGAAAATGACATCACTAAAACAAGGAATCATTCAAGACCAAGAGGTAATATCATGCGTGCAGTTTTTGGGATTGATGTGAGTAAGGCCAGTTCAGAAGTGACCATTCTAGTCAATAGTGAGAAAGTTCATGGCTATACCATGTCCAATGACGCCATCGGCTTTGCTCGGCTACTTGGCGATTTGAAAACCGTCCATAAGCCAGAAATCATCTTTGAAGCAACAGGTGTCTACTCTCGTCGTCTTCAAGCTTTTCTGGATGAACATAGCTACGCTTATACACGGCTTAATCCCTTAGAAGCTAAGAAGCAACTGGATAGCTTGCGTGTGCGGAAAACAGATCAAATTGACGCCGAAAAACTGGCTCAATCTCAATTTGTACTGAATCGTAAACCCACTTATGTCCAAGAAGAAGTCTACCAAAACTTGCGGGATCTCAGCCGTTTCTATCAGAATCTGACCGAGGATATTGTTCGAGCTAAAAACCGTCTGCACAAGGTCTTACAAGTCACTTTTCCTGAATTGGAAACTATCTTATCAACACCATCTGGCGAGCAATACTGGAACCTGGTCATAGCTTTTCCTTGCAAGGACTTCGTTCTTGAGTTAAGCAAGGACGAACTCTCAGAGAGCATTCGTCAGTCCACCTCAAAACGGATTTCGGACAAGCGTGTGGCGTACTTAGCAGAGAAACTTACAGCACTAGCTAATCAATCGTATTGTGCCGTCAAGAAAACCTCTCCAATGCTGGAAGAGGTTCATTACTATGCAAAAGAATTGCTTCGGCTTTCTGAACAGAGACAAACTGTCCTAGACCAAATGGTGGAACTAGCTCAGCCATTACCTGAATATGACATTCTGCTCTCTATTCCTGGAATAGCTGAGACGACTGCGACAAGTATTATTGGTGAACTGGGAGATATTCGCCGTTTTCAGTCTACCAATCAAATCAATGCCTTTATCGGTATTGACCTGAGACACTATGAATCGGGTAACTTTTTAGCTAAGGAACACATTACCAAGCGTGGCAATCCCTACGCTAGAAAGATTCTGTTCAAATGTATTCACAATATCGCTTCAGCTAGTCACACCAATCCTTGCCATATCGCCGACTTTTATGAGAAACGAAAAAGACAATCGCAAACGACTTCTACGAAGCCACACACGATTGCCTCCATACATCGTCTCATTCGGACAATGTATTACCTCATAACGCATAACAAACTTTACGATTACACTTTAACCCAAAGTCAGTAAGATTGTTTATGCAATATTATTGTAACACCTTATCAAAAATTTTCAACATAAGGTGTTAATTTCGTGTACTCTTTTTTACACGAAACTTTAGTCCAAAAGAAAACAATTTCCTTATTTTGACTATTGAACTCAACATATTTTTCATCAAATACCTTGATAGACTTGACAAATGGTAGAAAAAAGCCCTCTCCAATTTCTTGGAAAAGGCTTTGTATCAACATTTCTGTAATGTAAATATGGTTTCTTATTTGAGACCGTATTTTTTGTTGAAACGATCCACACGTCCATCTGCTTGAGTGAACTTTTGACGTCCAGTATAGAATGGGTGTGAGTCTGATGAAATTTCCACACGGATCAATGGGTAAGTTTCACCTTCGAATTCTACAGTTTCGCTAGTTTTCTTAGTTGAACCACTAAGGAACTTGTAGCCAGTAGTTGTGTCCATGAAGACAACAGTGCGATATTCTGGATGGATATCTTTTTTCATTTTAAAAATTCCTTTCTGCCATGGTCTCTTTCCGAGCCATAGATTATAACCATTTAAGTTTACCAAAACTTTTTTCTTCTGGCAAGTCTTTTTACCGATTTTTCAAAGATTTTTAACAGATTATAGGACAGAGGCTCCAGAAGCAAGATCAGAAGTCACTCTTGCCCCAAATCCACCTCTGGATGGGCTCCCCAAACTATCTGAGATTCGCTCCCTACCTGCCAGTATTTTTTCTGTAAGTCCTGAGGTCACAAATATCTTCCCATCGAGACCTATCAAGACCGCCTCAAGACCATCCGTCTCTTCGACTTCTTTCAAAGTCTGATTTATGGTTTGACCGAACAGTCTGGTCGTCCAAATCTCCCCATCGACAGAGTTTTTTGACACAATGCTCACACTGGCAAGCGGACTTTGGATAGGATAACCCGTTTGAGAACTTAAAATGTGATGATAGGTCTGACCATCTACCGTGAGGCTACGTTCGTAAATACCAGAGGTGACAACCGACTCTTCGCCTATCTTGAGGACGAGGGCATTTTCTCCACGCGCTTTCTGAGGATCCTGAATACCAATTCTCCAATGGCCATCTGGATTATGCGGAGCTTGTCCAAACGTCAAGACATTGCCTCCCAGGTTAATCAGCCCAGCCTCCACACCTATTCTTTTCAAGAAGTCAACAATCTTATCTGCTACATATCCTTTAGCAAGAGCACCCAGATCAATGGCCATGCCTTCTTTTTTTAGATAGACCGTCTGCTCTTGGTCATATAATTCAATGTCCCTTGGATTGATGAGTTGGAGTTTTTCACTGATCATTTCTTGAGTTGGAAGTTTAGCATCGCTAAATCCAATCCGCCAGCTTTGCACAAGTGGACCGATGGTAATATTCAAAAAAGATCCCTGAGCCAGACTGTGTTCTTTGCCCAATTTAATCAATTCATACAGGTCATCGGCAACAGGAACTGCTTGAACACCAGCGTTTAGATTGACCTCCATCAATTCTGACGTCAAATCATTGGCAGAGAATCTGTCCTTATATAGATAGAGCAACTCTTCAACCTGATCTAAAATTGGTTCTGCATCTGGGTGCCAAATTTTAGTTTCTATGATGGTTCCCATTAGACGAAGGGAACGGCTACTTGCTTGCATTCCTCACAACCTCTTGAATTTCTTGATAGATTTGCTCATTTTCGGAAAGGGAATAAGAGTTAGCACCGCTGGCTAGTGGGTGGCCACCGCCATCGTGGCGCTTGGCAATCTCGTTTATCGGAATGTACTTGCTGCGTAAACGAACCCTGTAATTTCCGTCAGTTTGTTCCACAAAAATCCCCCAAGATTGTACAGTGCCAATCCGTCCTGGAGCTCCAACGATAAATGATGTATCCGCATCGGTCACCCCGTATTTTTTGAGAATGTCCTGTGTCAAAATGACCCGTGCTGCACCGTGCTCATCAACTTCCAAGTTGTCGTAAACGTAACCTGTCAGCTTGGCAATCTTGAAATCAATGGTATCCATCTGGCGAGACATCCTTGCAAAGTCAAAATCTTCCTGACGAAGGCGGGCAACAATTTCAAAAGTGCGTGAGCTAGTCGCCGGATAAAGAAAACGTCCCGTATCGCCAACAATACCAGCATATAGCAGTCGAGCAGTTTCCCCATCCAATTCCAACTGGCTTTGAAGGCCCAATTCTGCAATCATTTCACTGCATGAGCTAGCCTCAGTATTGACCCAGAGCAGGTCACCATAAGGCTCTTCATTTGGATGGTGGTCGATTTTTATCAGGAATTCACCCTGAGTGTAGCGGTCATCATCCACACGGGCTGTATTGGCAGTATCCGTTACGATAACCAAGGCCCCTTGATAATCTTGGTCGGAAACCTGATCCATTTCTGCCATCCAAGCAAGATTCGGCTCATTGAAACCGGTCACCTTAATGGTTTTTTCAGGAAAATTCTTCTGCAAGAGCTTCTGTAAGCCAACCTGACTACCGATAGCATCTGGATCTGGTCGTTGGTGACGATGAATGATAATAGTGTCATATTCGCGAATTTTTTCGATAATTGTACTGTAAATAGTCATAGCAACTCCTTTTCATCATTTTAGCATAAACTTCCCCTTTTGAAAATGATGGGAGTATGGTATAATGAGATTACTATGTAATTTGGAGGAAATTATGGCACTAGCAAAAATTGTTTACGCTAGTATGACTGGTAACACAGAAGAAATTGCTGATATCGTCGCCAGTAAGCTAGAAGAGTTGGGTTTGGAAGTACAGGTGCACGAATGTACGACCATTGAAACAGAAGAAATCTTGGATGCTGACTTAATTGTCGTAGCCAGCTACACTTATTCTTATGGTGGTGATGGTGAGCTTCCAGATGAAATCGTTGATTTCTATGCTGACCTAGCGGACTTGGATTTGACTGGTAAGGTGTACGGTGTTTGCGGTTCTGGTGATACCTTCTATGATGACTTCTGTAGTGCAGTAGATGACTTTGATGTCATGCTGGGTTCACGTGGTGCAGTCAAGGGGGCTGAAAATGTCAAGGTAGACCTTGCTGCTGAAGACGAGGATATCGTAAACCTAGAAAAATTTGCAACTGACCTTGCTGCCAAAGTAAATGAATAATCAAATCAACCAGTAACATCTGTTACTGGTTTTCTTAAAAGGAGAAAAAATGAATCTAGATCATATCCGGGAAAATATTAACGCTATTGACAGTCAATTAGTTGACTTGCTTGAACAACGCATGAAGCTAGTTGACCAAGTCACAGCCTTTAAGCGAGCAACTGGCAAACCTGTTTTGGACACTAGCAGAGAAAACGCTGTACTTGAACGAGTTGGAAACCTGGTTCAAAAGGACGACTACCGCTCAGCTATTCAAGCGACCTTTAGCGACATCATGGCCCAGTCCAGAGCCTATCAAGCTGGAAAACTAGCTAGCGATGACCAGTAAAGGTAAACAAATACTTCAACTCCTGCTCTTTTCCGTCCTCATGGGACTGTTAGCTGGACTGGTCACCACACTTTTTGGGAAAATTCTACTAGAGGTTGGAGACTTACGATCTGAATATTTTACTTTTCTAATCCCCTTTCTGCCACTTGCCGGGGTGGTGATTGTTTTCATTTATCAAAAATGGGGGAGGGAAGTCCAAGCAGGTATGGGCTTAGTCTTCAAAGCTGGACAAGGGGAGAAAGTGCAAATTTCTCCAGTCTTAGTACCGCTCATCATCTGCACGACCTGGCTCGGCCATCTTTTTGGGGCTTCCGTTGGTCGTGAAGGTGTGGCCGTTCAGCTTGGAGCTAGTCTTTCGCATTGGCTACGGAAACAAGGTTTTACAGGTTTGTCCAAGGATATAGTAACGAAGATGGGTATGGCAGCAGGTTTTGCTGGGCTCTTTCAAACGCCCTTGGCTGCCAGTTTCTTTGCTATTGAGGTCTTGATCGTTGGTCAATATGCTTGGAGAAATTTGGTCTATTGTTTAATAGCTGCCTTTACAGCCTCTACTACCTCACATTTATTGGGCTTGGAAAAATTTACTCATACCATTTCGGTCCCCACTTTCCAGTTTACAGATAGTTTCAAATGGATTTTTATTGCCCTATGCTTTGGGGTTATTGGTAATCTTTTTGCCTGGCTTTTAGAACAGGCAAAAAGGTATTCGTCTCGCTGGTTGCCAAATCCTTACATTAAAATAGCTATCCTGGGAGTTGGACTAAGCGTTATACTTTTCTTCTTCCATCAAGGTCGTTATGCTGGTTTGGGAACCAATTTGATTGATGCTAGTTTGGTTGGGGAGCATGTATTTGCTTATGACTGGCTACTCAAACTTCTGCTCACTTGCTTGTGTTTAGCTGCAGGTTTTCAAGGTGGTGAGGTCACTCCGCTCTTTGCTATTGGCGCTAGTTCTGGAGCTCTTTTAGCTGGATTACTTGGCCTACCAGTAGAACTTGTTGCAGCCCTTGGCTATTGTGCTGTGTTTGGCTCTGCAACCAATACCTTACTGACACCGATTTTAATCAGCTACGAGGTATTTGGTTGGAATATCATCCCCTATGCCATTCCAGTGCTTGCCCTAGCTTATCTTGTAAACAGAAAACAGACGATTTATGGACAGCAGATAAGAAAATTTTAAACACAAACATACTAAGATTAGTAGTGAAGAAATCTCCGACGGGAGAAAGTACTCACTACTTTTTCTTTATGATAAAGTAGAGGTGTCTTGTTAAGTCGTAGGGCTTTTTGACGCTAGACGTCGCATCAAAAACTGGCAAGGCACCTGTTTTAGAAAGAATGTTATCAAAGTATGTGGGACGCCTGACGTCGAGTATTGAAAATGACATCACTAAAACAAGGAATCATTCAAGACAAAGAGGTAATATCATGCGTGCAGTTTTTGGGATTGATGTGAGTAAGGCAAGTTCAGAAGTGGCCATTCTAGTCAATAGTGAGAAAGTTCATGGCTATACCATGTCCAATGACGCCATCGGCTTTGCTCGGCTACTTGGCGATTTGAAAACCGTCCATAAGCCAGAAATCATCTTTGAAGCAACAGGTGTCTATTCTCGTCGTCTTCAAGCTTTTCTGGATGAACATGGCTACGCTTATACACGGCTTAATCCCTTAGAAGCTAAGAAGCAACTGGATAGCTTGCGTGTGCGGAAAACAGATCAAATTGACGCCGAAAAACTGGCTCAATCTCAATTTGTGCTGAATCGTAAACCCACTTATGTCCAAGAAGAAGTCTACCAAAACTTGCGGGATCTCAGCCGTTTCTATCAGAATCTGACCGAGGACATTGTTCGAGCTAAAAACCGTCTGCACAAGGTCTTACAAGTCACTTTTCCTGAATTGGAAACTATCTTATCAACACCATCTGGCGAACAATACTGGAACCTAGTCATAGCTTTTCCTTGCAAGGACTTCGTGCTTGAGTTAAGCAAGGACGAACTCTCAGAGAGCATTCGTCAGTCCACCTCAAAACGGATTTCGGACAAGCGTGTGGCGTATTTAGCTGAGAAGTTGATAGCACTAGCTAATCAATCTTACTGTGCCGTCAAGAAAACCTCTCCAATACTAGAAGAGGTGCGTTACTATGCAAAAGAATTGCTTCGGCTTTCTGAACAGAGACAAACTGTCCTAGACCAAATGGTGGAACTAGCTCAGCCATTACCTGAATATGACATTCTGCTCTCTATTCCTGGAATAGCTGAGACTACTGCAACAAGTATTATTGGTGAACTGGGAGATATTCGCCGTTTTCAGTCTGCCAATCAAATCAATGCCTTTATCGGTATTGACCTGAGACACTATGAATCGGGTAACTTTTTAGCTAAGGAACACATTACCAAGCGTGGCAATCCCTACGCTAGAAAGATTCTGTTCAAATGCATTCACAATATCGCTTCAGCCAGTCACACCAATCCTTGCCATATCGCCGACTTTTATGAGAAACGAAAAAGACAATCGCAAACGACTTCTACAAAGCCACACACGATTGCCTCCATACATCGTCTCATTCGGACAATGTATTACCTCATAACGCATAACAAACTTTACGATTACACTTTAACCCAAAATCAGTAAGATTGTTTATGCTCTATCATTGTAACACCTTATCAAAAATTTTCAACATAAGGTGTTAATTTCGTGTACTCTTTTTTACACGAAACTTTAGTCCAAAAGAAAACAATTTCCTTATTTTGACTATTGAACTCAAAATATTTTTCATCAAATACCTTGATAGGCTTGACAAATGGTAGAAAAAGCCCTACACTCAAATTTTGGTCGAGGAGAGCGTAGGGTGGCGGATAGTCAGAAACCTGCTTTGCAGTAGGTCTCTTTACTATACCCATTTTATCAAATTTGAAGGGTAAATCAGTGGCATACTTTAGAAAAAGGGATAACGGATGGGAATACCGTATCTCCTATAAAGCCCCAGACGGCTCATATAAGCAGAAATCCAAGTCTGGATATAGAACCAAGGCGGAGGCTGTTCAGGCTGCCTCACAGGCTGAAATTGAGCTGTCCAATGGCATTGTGGAAGATAAGAACATTACCCTTGCGGAATACTTTGAAAAATGGATGGAAATCCACAAGAAGCCTCATGTTGGACCAGAAACGTTTGGTAAATATGAATACACCCTTAAACTGATTACTATATACTTTCACGAAACGAAACTTTCGAAAATAAACGCCACTTCTTATCAAAACATAATTAACGAATTAGCAAAATGTTATGTGAAAGAAAGTGTCAAAAGGTTCAATTCGCACATAAGGGCATCAATTAAAGTTGCTATCCATCAAGGGATTTTAAAAAAAGATTTTACCGAAATTGTTAAGATTTTCTCCGATGTCGAATCCAAGAAAGAGGAGGATAAATACATAGAGCTAGATGAATACGAACAATTAATCACAGATTATCGAAAGACAATCAAGTACCAGTCTCACTTCTTCCTGTACACTATCGGAAAAACTGGACTTCGTTTCTCGGAAGCAGCAGGCATTACAGAGCCTATCGTTGACCGTGAAAATATATGTTTACGAATCCGCAGGACTTACAAAGTTTATGGAAAGAAGAAAGGTTGGGGACCTACTAAGAATCCACAATCAGAACGAGATGTGCCATTTGATAGTGAGTGGCTGAAAGCATACGACGAGTACATGAAAGTTGGATATATAGACAATCCAGATAAAAGATTATTTACCAAATTGACCGGGACTGGCGAAAATAAAATTTTAAAGAAAAAGACACGTCAAACATTTAATGTACACGGCTTACGTCATACTTACGTTAGCTGGTTGATCTATCATGACGTGGACGTTGTAACCATTGCCAAGTTAGTAGGACACAAGGATGCAACCGAAACATTGAAAACATATTCGCACCTATTCAAGGCTAAACAAGAAGAATCATTCGACAAAGTCAGAAATTTAATGGAAAAATTTGGGGCGAATTTGGGGCAAGAAAGTTAAAAACCCTTGTGTATCAAGGGTTTTCGTTGTATTTCTATCTCCCCTGCAGGAATCGAACCTGCAACTAATTCTTAGGAGGAATTTGTTATATCCATTTAACTAAGGGAAGCTACTCTTCTATTTTAACTCATAAAATAGAAGATTGCAAGGTCGGGCTAGTCCTTACTTGATATTCGATATTTTTCCATTTTCTTTTTAAAGAGTTCGGCATTGCTTGGAGCGGTATAGGAAATGGCATTGGCTCCTGCTTCGATAACACGACGGATGGATTCTTCAGTTGGACCGCCTGTCGCAATGATAGGAAAATCTGGAAGAACTTCACGTATTTTTTTCACTACCTCAGGAGTTTCTAGTCCACAGGAAACGTTTAAAATATCTACGCCGGCCTCAATTCGTGATAACAAGTCTGCCTTCTCTGAAACGACTGTGTAGATAATGGGAATATCAGCCATCTTGTTAATTTGCTCAATCGTTTTCACGTTAGTAGGACCATTGACCACAACAGCGTAAGCTCCTTCGGACTCAGAAAGCAAACTCATATTGGCCGACCGCATTCCTGTCGTTAGTCCACCACCAACACCAGCTAAAACCGGGACAGAGGCAACCATCATAATACTTTTAAGGATGGCTGGACTAGGAGTAAATGGATAAACTGCTAAAACGGCATCTGCATTATGATTGGCAATAATCGCCACATCCGTTGTAAATAAAACCGAGCGGATCCGACGACCATAAATGCGAATGCCGCTGCATTCCTTAATAATGTCAGGTACTTGCACAATATCCTGGCGTAAATCAGACAAAACAGACGGAATAACTTGTTTGCTCATACTAGACCTCCTCTGTATATATAGTAACAGTATAACATATTTTTATGTAGGGAGATATAGTAAACATCTATTCTTGATTGTCCTTTATATAGTCGAGTGAAGAGCTTTCAGACAAGGAACTGAGGTGCAGGCAGCTAGAACAGCCTAGAGGGGGTTCTAGGTTGGAAATAAGACTTGCGAAGCAAGTCACTTTAGTAGAGTACAGCAAAGCGAAAGTGACGATGTATCAAAGCTCTTCAAATGACTATACATACAGACAGGTCAGATAGGAAGCTAGCTCTATAAACAAAAAAAGAAGCAACTTTTGCTGCTTCCTCCCATCTTAGCGACGGATTTCTTTGATACGCGCTGCTTTACCTTGCAATGCACGTAGGTAGTACAATTTAGCACGACGTACTTTACCGTAACGTACTACTTCAATCTTATCAACACGTGGAGTGTGGATTGGGAATGTACGCTCAACACCTACACCACCAGAGATTTTACGTACAGTGTACATTTCTGAGATGCCTTGGCCTTTACGAGAGATAACAACACCCTCGAAAATCTGGATACGTTCGCGGTTACCTTCGACAACCTTAGCGTGAACACGTACAGTGTCACCAGGACGGAATGAAGGGATGTCAGTACGAAGTTGACCTTCTGTCAAACTTTGGATCAATGGATTCATTTTATTCTCCTATCTTTGTCAATCATAGGTGCTTTTAAACCCAGCGGATAAACTGTATTTTTGTGCGTCCATTACACACAAAATAAATTATACTAAAATCCTCTTCTCTTGTAAAGAAAAATACTTAAAATATTTAAAAAACAAGCGAAAAATCGCCTGTTTTACCATCTTATTTAGCTGCTTTATAAAGCTCGTCAACTTTGTTCCACTCCTCAGCTACAAGGGCCTTGCTCCTTGTAGCACGGAAAGCCCGATTAGCTTTCCTAGAGGACTGACTAGTTTTTTCTCGGAAAAAGATCGTTTCCTCGAAAAAACGTCGCAGTAAGCTAGTAGATTAGTTGCTGAGAGCCTCTTTATACAGCTCATCTACCTTATTCCAGTTAATCACTTCAAAGAAAGCTTTGATGTAGTTTGGACGGACGTTACGGTAGTTGAGGTAGTATGCGTGCTCCCAAACGTCTAGTGCCAAGATTGGTTTCAAACCTTGCATAATCGGTGTGTCTTGGTTAGCAGTTGAGATAACTTCCAACTTGCCATCTTTATTGACTACTAAGAAAGCCCAACCTGAACCGAAGCGAGTTGTTGCTGCTGTAGTGAATGCTTCTTGGAAGGCTGCAAATGAACCAAAAGTCGCATCAATATCGGCTGCCAATTCTGCTGAAATTTCTGTTTTTTCTGGTGAAAGCAATTCCCAGAAAAGTGCGTGGTTAAGGTGACCGCCACCGTTGTTGATAAGTGCTTGACGGATGTCAGCTGGAATTTGCTCCACATCTGACAAGAGTGCTACCAAGTCTTCGCCGATTTCTGGGTGTTTTTCAAGGGCAGCATTGGCATTTGCAACATAAGTTGCATGGTGCTTGTCATGGTGCAGGGTCATTGTTTCTGCATCAATATGTGGTTCCAAGGCATCGTATGCGTATGGTAAATCTGGTAAAATAATTGCCATTTTTTGTACTCCTATACTAATTGATAGTCCTATTGTACTCCATAATGAGAGCCTTTTCAACTTTTTTGTCTGACTATAGACTTGAAATTTTTAGTAACGCTAGGTCAAAGAGGTAATCTTTCTCAAACACACCTGTTTTAATTTGGTAGTCTGTTTCAATCAACAATTTGACCACCTTTTTCAGAAATCCAAGAGATAAGTAGCGCGAATCCCGAAGTGCAAATTTGATTTGATAGGGATTGACCTTTCGCCCCATGATTTCTGACAATTCTGCTACCATTTGTGGCTCACTCTTGCCTTGTTCTCGAAGAAGTTGAACCTGTAAATAAGTACGGAATTGGGTCAGCATAATGGCGATCAACTTGATTTCATCCTCCCCCTGTAAGCGTAAGTCACGAACAAGTTGACGGGCCTCGTCGATGTTCGATTGGAGAACCATTTGGGTCAAGTCAAAAATATTGTCCTGCAGCGTCTTGGGAATAGCGGCATCAATATCTGCCATCCTAATCAGATTTTGTCCCTTGTAAGACTGTAAAAAGGCTAGGTTTTTACTAATTTCTGCAAAATCAAAATTAGATTTGACCAATAAGTATTGAAAAACATCGGACGCCATCTGCAAGCCTAGTTGATTGGCCTCTTTTTGAAAATGGTTCTTTAAATCCATTTCTTTCAAAGGACTGGCTTCTAAAACAAGACCATCTCGTTTGAGGAGTTTGACCAGGCGACGCTTGCTGTCCAACTTACCTGGGGCTAGGATTATCAAACGGGTTGTTTCGACAGGATTTTCCAAATAAGCCTCAAACTGCTTGAGCTCGTCATCCGTCAAATACCGCTTTTTATCCGTCGTCAAATCGGCAAAATAGTCTAATATAACTACTTTTTCATCTGAAAAAAATGGCAAAGATACCAAATCCAAATCGACCTGACTGTAGTCAGCCTCAGACATATCAAAATAGGCAAAACCCAAATCTGCGGGATCAAAATCCACCTGCCTTAAAAGTAAGTCCTTGGCAATCTGATATTGTCCAACATCCTCACCGCATAAGACTGTCAGGGACCCTAAATGTTCTTTTCTTAACTTCTCAATCTGTCCAATAATTGTCATATCATCCTCTACTTCTCTCTCCATTTTACCATAAAAAGACACCCAGTAGGTCACTGGGTGCTGGCTAACCAAGTTTTTTAGCAGTAGGTGGAATCATCAGCTTCCTGTCTTGCTGACTTGTAAATGGGACAAGGGGAGGACGAGATCTTTCCATA
The nucleotide sequence above comes from Streptococcus sp. 29887. Encoded proteins:
- the holA gene encoding DNA polymerase III subunit delta, with the translated sequence MTIIGQIEKLRKEHLGSLTVLCGEDVGQYQIAKDLLLRQVDFDPADLGFAYFDMSEADYSQVDLDLVSLPFFSDEKVVILDYFADLTTDKKRYLTDDELKQFEAYLENPVETTRLIILAPGKLDSKRRLVKLLKRDGLVLEASPLKEMDLKNHFQKEANQLGLQMASDVFQYLLVKSNFDFAEISKNLAFLQSYKGQNLIRMADIDAAIPKTLQDNIFDLTQMVLQSNIDEARQLVRDLRLQGEDEIKLIAIMLTQFRTYLQVQLLREQGKSEPQMVAELSEIMGRKVNPYQIKFALRDSRYLSLGFLKKVVKLLIETDYQIKTGVFEKDYLFDLALLKISSL